GGGCTCACGCAAGTTCGGCAACCTGCTGGACCCCAAGAGCGAGATCCGCCAGGTGCTGGAGCACAAGCGCGTCTTCAAGTTCAAGGAGGACCTGAACACCCAACCCACCTTCTTCTACTTCTACGGGGTGTGAAACCATGTTCACGCTCATGAACTTCGAACAGTTCATCACCGACACGATCGGGCTCATGCTCCAAGGCAGCCGTCTCTACTACGCCTGGGTGGGCTTTCTCCTGGTGCTGATCCTCGTGGGGGGACTCGCCTACGCCAATCAGTTGAACCACGGACTTCTCGTCACAAACATGCGCGATCAGGTGTCGTGGGGCTTCTACATCGGCAACTTCACGTTCCTGGTGGGCGTGGCCGCGGCCTCCATCATGCTGGTGATCCCGGCCTACATCTACGACTGGGCGCCCATCAAGGAGATCACCATCCTGGGCGAGATGCTGGCCGTTACGGCCCTCATCATGTGCCTGGGCTTCGTCATGGTGGACATCGGCCGGCCCGACCGCTTCTGGCACATCATGCCCCTGGTGGGCCGCCTCAACTGGCCCCAGTCGATGCTGGCCTGGGATGTCATCGTCCTGAACCTGTACCTGCTGCTGAACTGGTTCGTGGTCACCTACCTGCTGTTCAGTTCATATGCAGAAAAGCACTACAACAAAAAGATCGTGCTGCCCCTGGTGCTGGCCTCCATCCCCATGGCCATCAGCATCCACACGGTGACGGCCTACCTCTACAACGGCCTGGCCTCGCGTCCCTTCTGGAATTCGGCCATCCTGGCCCCGCGCTTCCTGGCCTCGGCCTTCTGCTCGGGCCCAGCGGTGCTGCTCATCCTTCTGCAGGTGCTGCGCCGCACCACGCGCCTGAAGATCACCGATGAGGCCATCTTCAAGATCGCCGAATTGATGGCCTACACCATGGGCTTCAACCTCTTTCTCACGGCGGCGGAATCCTTCAAGGAGCTCTACTCCGGCACCGAGCACACGGTCTACTTCCAATACCTGCTCTTCGGCCTGGAGAAGAGCGGCGTGCACTACAACACCCTGGTGCCCTTCGCCTGGGCTTCGATCATCACAGGCTTCGTGGCCTTCCTGCTCTTCCTCATCTCCAAAACCAGGATGAACTGGACCGCGCTCAACATCGGCTGCGTGCTCATCTACGCCAGCGTCTACATCGAGAAGGGCATGGGCCTCATCATCCCCGGCCTCACGCCCGATGCCCTGGGCGAGATCTATGTCTACCGGCCCTCCTTTACCGAGATCGCCGTGGCCGTCGGCATCTTCTCCCTGGGCGCCCTGATCTTCACCATCATGCTCAAAGCCGCCGTGCCCATGATGCTGGGCGAGTTCACCATCACCAGGGGCCGCAAACCCGCGAAAACCCCAGAGGCGGAGCTCATCGAGGCTTAAGGGGTCGATAGAACTTTTCACCACCAAGACACGAAGACACCAAGAAAAACGCAAGAACATCCTTTTCGGTTCTTGGTGCCTTGGTGTCTTGGTGGTGAATCCTTTTTATGATGCGTTCGATATCACCACCGCTCCTGGTCCGTGGCAGGCGCCATGGGCCAGGGATCGGAGGCCTGACCATTGATGGTCGCGCCACTCTGCATCACGTGCTTGGTGTTGGCCAGGAATGCGTGGGGGAATACGGGCACCGGCGCGCTGGCGGCGTTCAGCCGGGCGATCAGATCCTTGGGAAGGTCCAGATCCAGGGCCTGCAGGTTGCCCTCCAACTGGGACAAGGTACGGGCGCCAAGGATAGGGCTTGTGATGCCGGGCCGCGACAGCACCCAGGCCAGCGCCACCTGGGCCATGCCCGTGCCCACTTCAGAAGCGACGGATTCGGCGGCCTCGATGATGTCGTAGTTACGCTCGGTGAGGCTCTTCGAGACGCCCGGCACGTGGCGGCCTTCGCCCTGGGGTTGGCGGTTCCGCCCGTACTTGCCGGAGAGCAGCCCGCCCCGCAGAGGGGACCAGGGCGTGATCCCCAGACCGTGGGCCTGCGCCATGGGCAGCAGATCATGCTCGACACTGCGCTCGATGAGCGAGTATTCGATCTGCAACGCCACGAAGGGGGACCAGCCCCGGAAGCGGGCCTCCACCTGGCCCTGCGCCACCACCCAGGCCGGCGTATCGGAAACGCCCACGTAGCGGATCTTTCCGGCGGCCACCAGGTCGTCCAGGGCCCGCAGGGTTTCCTCCATGGGTGTGTGGGGATCGTGGAAGTGCATCCAGTAGAGGTCCACGTAATCCGTCCGCAGCCTCCGCAGGCTTTGCTCCAGCTGCTGGTGGATGGCCTTGCGACCGGCGCCGCCCGCATTGGGATCGCCCCGGTGGAGGCTGCCGCAAAACTTGGTGGCCAGCACCACCCGTTCACGTCCGCCCCGCTCGGCGAAGTAGTCGCCCAGGATGGCCTCACTGTGCCCCTTGGTGTAGATGTTGGCGGTGTCGATGAAGTTGCCCCCGGCGGACAGATAGCGATCCAGCATGGCCCGGCTCACGTCCACCTCGGCACCGAAAGTCCAATCGGTTCCGAAGGTCATGGTGCCGAGACACAGGGGACTGACCCGCAAGCCCGAACGCCCCAGGGTGCGATAGTCGGTGAGTTTCATGGCGGCCTCCCAGAGCCACCAGCCTACACCCGCTTCAGATCCCGGGATCTTCGCTGTGGGCCTCGTCCGGGTTGGCCCTGAGGATGTCGCGGAACACAGCCAGGTTCGCCAGGAACAAGTCAGCAAGCTGCGGATCAAAATGGGAGCCGCTGCCCTGGCGAATCAGCTCCACCACCTTTTCTTCAGGCCAGGCGGGCTTGTAGTGGCGACGGTTGCTCACGGCGTCATACACATCGACCAGGGCCGTGATGCGGGCCTCCAGAGGGATGGCCTCGCCCTTCAGGCCCTTGGGATACCCGCTGCCATCCCATTTTTCGTGGTGGCCGATGGCGATGCGCGCCCCCATCTGGATGAAGGGCACGGTGGAGCCCTTCAGGATGGTGGCGCCCATGGTGGTGTGGCGCTTCATGAGCACCCACTCCTCGTCTGTGAGGGAACTGGGTTTCTGGAGCACCGCGTCTGGCACACCGATCTTGCCGATGTCGTGGAGGGGCGCTGCGGCCCGGATGGTGTCCACCCGCTCCTGATCCCAGCCCAGGAGCCGCCCCATCTCCGTGGCATAGAGGCCGATGCGGCGCACGTGCATGCCCGTTTCGTTGTCGCGGTGCTCGCTGGCCGTGATGAGGCGGAAGGCGATCTCTTCGCGCGAATCGCGGATTTCGATGGTCTGCTCCCACACCTTCTGCGCAAGTTCAGCCTCGCGGTCCCGGAAGGCGATCTCCAGCATGCGGCGCCGCAGGGCGCCGTTCACCTGCACGAGAATCTCCCGCGGCTGGTACGGCTTCAGCACGAAGCCGAAGGCGCCATGCTGCAGGCACTCGATGGCCGTTTCTGTGTCCTCCAGGGAACTCACCATGACCACGGAGGTATCGGGAATCCGCCATCGGATGGCCTTCACGAGATCGAGGCCCGAGGCCCCGGGCATCTGAATGTCGCAAAGGATCAGGTCGATGGTGTCTTCGTCCAGAATTTCGAGGGCGCCCCGCACATCCTCCGCCAACCGGATGCGGTACCCCGATTTCGCCAGGATCCGCTGAAGCGACAGGCGCACGATGGCCAGATCATCCACGATGAGGATGCTGGTCTGGTCCGGCACCACCTGGTTGTCCTCGCTCATGCCCTTCCCTCTTCCACCTCAACGACCACTTTGATGGCTTCATGAAGTCTGGCCATCGTTCCGCAAAACAGGATTAATCCTCGGCGGCTCATCGTCTTGGTAATTTTTGATGTAACGTGTTTTTTTACACCAGACCTGTCCCCACACCCAATGCAGTCCCCACCCCTAGGACCTGATGCCCGCTGCGTCTTCCCGTTTCTCCCGCCGACTCTTCCTCGACGTGGCCCTCCCCTCCCTTGCTGGCCTCGGGCTCCTGCTCGTGCTGGGATGGGTGGGCGCGGCCTTCCTTCGCCGCTCCCAATTAGAGAACCTGGCCGCAGATCGCGTATCAGCTCTGCAGAAGAACCTGGCCACACAGGGGGAAAACCTAGACAGCCTCGGGCAAATGCTCGCCCAGTCCTGGGTTGCCCAGGGCGGACATCCAACGGAGCCCGTCGCGGCCATCCAAACCGCCCTGCCGCTGCTGCGCCACCTGGACTTGGTGTCGAACCTGATCCTTTGTTCACCTGACGGCGATTTCGTCACTTTGGTCCGCACCGCGCGAGGCTGGGACCTCGTGGAAGGAGGCCGCGCCTACCCCTCCGGCGAAGGCCGCCTCACCAAACAGGTGGGCACGGCCGTCAGCGAAGTCCAGACCATCCGCCTGCCCCCGCGCTATCCCATGGACCGGCCCTGGTTCCTGGAGGGCATGTCCCTCGACCAGGCAAGGTGGATGAAACAGGCCTACCCCTTTGTGGAAACCGCGCAGGGGGGCCTCTCCTACCTGATGCCCGTGTTGGATCCCGATGGCCGCCGGCGGGGTCTCATCTGTATCGACAGCACCCAAGCCCGTCTCTCCGCGATCCTTGAAGCCGACCTGGGCAATCCCTTCTGCCGGGCCATGATCACCGACGCATCTCAGCGGGTGGCTGTGCCAGCGAGGTGGCCGTTGGGACCAGAAAGCGCGGATACCTTCACCAGCCCTCGCATTGAGGACATCCCTTGGGCCCAATCCCTCCTGCCTTTGCGGCCTGAAGGCCGTCCGGCCATGGCCACGGTGGCCATCGGTGGCCTCGATTTCCTCACCCTCCGCAGCAGGATGGACCTTGGCCCCGGATTTCAGGGCGACCTTTGGGTGGCCTTTCCCATCACCCATCCCCCGACTCCCCTGCGGGGCTGGGGGTTGGTGGGCACCCTCATCCTCAGCCTGCTGATGCTGGCTTGGCTGATCTACCTGCGCTGGATGAGCCACCGCTACGACCTCCCCTTGCAGGGGCTGCTCCACTCCGCAGAGGCGGCGAGAACAGGTGCTGTTGTTCCCGATCTGGACTCGAACATCTGGGAACTCCGACAAATGGGGCACAGCCTGAAGCTGGCCGGGGAAGCCGTGCGGGAGCGGCAGGATCTGGAGGACCAGCTCATCCGGAGCCAGCGCTTCGAGATCATGTCGGCCCTTTCCGCAGGCGTGATCCATGACGCAAACAACGTGCTTTCCATCGTCATGCTCCGCATCGAGCGGGTGCTGACGCGGGGATGGCAAACCAAGTCGGTGGAGGATCTCCAGGAAAGCATGGCGGCGGCCCGTCAATGCGCAACCATGAACCGGCAGTTGCTCAGCCTTGGGAGAACCGAGGAGGACGCAGTCCAGGTGATCGATTTAAACACCTGCGTGACTGACACGAGCCACCTGATCCGGCCCGCCATCGGTCAAACCGTATCCCTGGAGCTGGACCTTGCAGATGTGGCCCTTCCCATCGCGATCCGTCACATCGAACTCACCCAGGCCATTCTCAACCTAGCACTCAATGCCCGGGACGCCATGCCTGAAGGCGGCCTGCTTCAGATTCGCACCTTCCATGACAGCGGCGAGGTCTGCCTGGAGATCGAGGACAGCGGGGACGGCATTCCGGCGGCCATTCAGGACCGCATTTTCGAACCCTATTTCACGACCAAGAGCAAAGAAAAAGGCACCGGACTGGGCCTGGCCGTGGTCAAGCGTGTGGTGGAGCGGCACCAGGGTCGCATTGAATTGTTCCGGCGCCCGGAACGCGGCCAGGGCTTCCGGATGGTCTTCCCATGGGCGCCTGGCGGCGAGACATCCTAGCGGGCCCACTCCAGGGAATCCCGCTTGGCCGTGAAGTGCGCCCCGAGCCCCAGGGCGATGGCCTTCTCACACAGTTCCAGCGCCGCATGAAAATCGCCCAGTTCGCTGTGGGCCTGGATGCCGCGCTCAAAGCAGGTGAGGCCTTCCAGCATCCGCCGGTACTCGTGCGGGAAGGCGGCCTCCAGCTCAGGCAGGTAGCCCAGTACCTGCGCCACGGACTCCGCGCAGGCCTCCCACTGACCGCTCTGCCCCTGGGCATCGGCGCTCAGGTCGTAGGCCACGGCCTTCACCGCATTGGGCAGGCTGCCCTGAGCCTCAAAAGTGCGGCGCAGGTATTTCAATGCAGATTCGGGCCCGCTGAAGGCCGCCTCGCGGTGGCCCGCCAGCAGATCGTCCAGGACATCCTTCACCGACTTGCGGACGGGCTCGTTGCGCTTGGCCATGACGTTCCTAAGAGAAAAGAAGGTCCACAGATTTCACAGATGACACAGATGACACAGACAAAAAAACAACAGAGCGGCCCATCCAGAAGATACGAACCCCTGCTCTTGAATCTGTGTGGCTCTGTGAAATCTGTGGATGGATTTCTATTCGTACTCGATGGTCGCGGGCGGCTTCGAGGTGATGTCGTAGACCACGCGGTTGATGCCCTTCACTTCGTTCACGATGCGCTGGGCGATCTTCTCCAGCAGCTCATGGGGCAGCCGCGCCCAGTCGGCGGTCATGAAATCCTCGCTGGTGACCGCCCGCAGGGCGCACATCCACTCAAAGGTGCGCTCGTCGCCCATGATGCCCACGGTCTGCACGGGCAGCAGCACGGCGAAGGCCTGGCTGGTCTTGCGGTACCAGCCGCTCTCCTTCAGTTCCTGCATGAAGATGGCATCGGCATTCTGCAGGATGGTGGCCCGCTCCCGCGTGATGGCGCCGGGCAGGCGCACGGCCAGGCCGGGGCCGGGGAACGGGTGCCGCTGGTTCATCTCCTCGGGCAGACCCAGGGCCAGCCCCGTGGCGCGCACTTCATCCTTGAACAGCTCGCGGAGGGGTTCCACCAGCTTGAGTTTCATGCGCTCCGGCAGGCCGCCCACGTTGTGGTGCGACTTCACGAGGATGGCCCCGCCGATGCCGCTGCTTTCGATCACGTCGGGATACGTGGTGCCCTGGCCCAGGAAATCGGCCTTCACCTTGCCGGCCTCGCGCTCGAAGACTTCGATGAACTTGCCGCCGATGATCTTGCGCTTCTGCTCGGGATCCGTCACGCCTGCCAAAGCCCCGAGGAACTCCTCCGAGGCGTCCACCCAGATGACGTTCAGCTCGAAGGGCGCGAAGTAGGTCTGCACCTGCTTCATCTCGTCCTTGCGCATGAGCCCGTGGTCCACGAACACGCAGGTGAGCTGCTTGCCAATGGCCTTGTGCAGCAGCAGGGCCGCCACGCTGGAATCCACGCCGCCGCTGAGGCCCAGCACCACGGTGCCACTGCCCACCTGGGCGCGGATGGCCTGCACCTTCTCGTCGATGAAGTTGCCCGCGTTCCAGTCGAGGGCCATGCCGCAGTGCTTGAGAAAGTTCAGCAGCAGGGGCGTGCCCTGGGTGCTGTGGGTGACCTCGGGGTGGAACTGGATGCCGTAGATCCGGCGCGTGGCATCCTCCATGGCCGCCACGGGCACGCTGGGGGTTTTCGCCGTCACCGTGAAGCCAGCAGGTGCGGCTTCCACATGGTCACCGTGGCTCATCCACACCTGCTGGGCGTGGGGCAGCCCCTCGAAGAGCATCGAGTCCTCGGGCGTGGCCTCGATCTCGGCCTTGCCGTATTCCCGGCTGGTGGCGCGGTGCAGCTGACCGCCCATGTTCCGGGCCATGACCTGTTGGCCGTAACAGATGCCCAGCACGGGCACCCCCAGCTCCAGGATGGCCATGTCCAGCTCAGGCGCGCCGGGCTCCAACACCGAGTTGGGGCCGCCCGACAAAATCACGCCCTTCAGGTCGGCCCCGGCGATCTCCTTCGCCGTGGCGCTGCTGTTGTAGACCAGACCGAAGGCCCCCAGCTCGCGCAGGCGCCGCGTGATGAGCCGGGTGTACTGGCTGCCGTAGTCGATGATGGCAATGCGC
This sequence is a window from Geothrix sp. PMB-07. Protein-coding genes within it:
- the guaA gene encoding glutamine-hydrolyzing GMP synthase translates to MHHERIAIIDYGSQYTRLITRRLRELGAFGLVYNSSATAKEIAGADLKGVILSGGPNSVLEPGAPELDMAILELGVPVLGICYGQQVMARNMGGQLHRATSREYGKAEIEATPEDSMLFEGLPHAQQVWMSHGDHVEAAPAGFTVTAKTPSVPVAAMEDATRRIYGIQFHPEVTHSTQGTPLLLNFLKHCGMALDWNAGNFIDEKVQAIRAQVGSGTVVLGLSGGVDSSVAALLLHKAIGKQLTCVFVDHGLMRKDEMKQVQTYFAPFELNVIWVDASEEFLGALAGVTDPEQKRKIIGGKFIEVFEREAGKVKADFLGQGTTYPDVIESSGIGGAILVKSHHNVGGLPERMKLKLVEPLRELFKDEVRATGLALGLPEEMNQRHPFPGPGLAVRLPGAITRERATILQNADAIFMQELKESGWYRKTSQAFAVLLPVQTVGIMGDERTFEWMCALRAVTSEDFMTADWARLPHELLEKIAQRIVNEVKGINRVVYDITSKPPATIEYE
- the dsrP gene encoding sulfate reduction electron transfer complex DsrMKJOP subunit DsrP encodes the protein MFTLMNFEQFITDTIGLMLQGSRLYYAWVGFLLVLILVGGLAYANQLNHGLLVTNMRDQVSWGFYIGNFTFLVGVAAASIMLVIPAYIYDWAPIKEITILGEMLAVTALIMCLGFVMVDIGRPDRFWHIMPLVGRLNWPQSMLAWDVIVLNLYLLLNWFVVTYLLFSSYAEKHYNKKIVLPLVLASIPMAISIHTVTAYLYNGLASRPFWNSAILAPRFLASAFCSGPAVLLILLQVLRRTTRLKITDEAIFKIAELMAYTMGFNLFLTAAESFKELYSGTEHTVYFQYLLFGLEKSGVHYNTLVPFAWASIITGFVAFLLFLISKTRMNWTALNIGCVLIYASVYIEKGMGLIIPGLTPDALGEIYVYRPSFTEIAVAVGIFSLGALIFTIMLKAAVPMMLGEFTITRGRKPAKTPEAELIEA
- a CDS encoding HD-GYP domain-containing protein codes for the protein MSEDNQVVPDQTSILIVDDLAIVRLSLQRILAKSGYRIRLAEDVRGALEILDEDTIDLILCDIQMPGASGLDLVKAIRWRIPDTSVVMVSSLEDTETAIECLQHGAFGFVLKPYQPREILVQVNGALRRRMLEIAFRDREAELAQKVWEQTIEIRDSREEIAFRLITASEHRDNETGMHVRRIGLYATEMGRLLGWDQERVDTIRAAAPLHDIGKIGVPDAVLQKPSSLTDEEWVLMKRHTTMGATILKGSTVPFIQMGARIAIGHHEKWDGSGYPKGLKGEAIPLEARITALVDVYDAVSNRRHYKPAWPEEKVVELIRQGSGSHFDPQLADLFLANLAVFRDILRANPDEAHSEDPGI
- a CDS encoding sensor histidine kinase yields the protein MPAASSRFSRRLFLDVALPSLAGLGLLLVLGWVGAAFLRRSQLENLAADRVSALQKNLATQGENLDSLGQMLAQSWVAQGGHPTEPVAAIQTALPLLRHLDLVSNLILCSPDGDFVTLVRTARGWDLVEGGRAYPSGEGRLTKQVGTAVSEVQTIRLPPRYPMDRPWFLEGMSLDQARWMKQAYPFVETAQGGLSYLMPVLDPDGRRRGLICIDSTQARLSAILEADLGNPFCRAMITDASQRVAVPARWPLGPESADTFTSPRIEDIPWAQSLLPLRPEGRPAMATVAIGGLDFLTLRSRMDLGPGFQGDLWVAFPITHPPTPLRGWGLVGTLILSLLMLAWLIYLRWMSHRYDLPLQGLLHSAEAARTGAVVPDLDSNIWELRQMGHSLKLAGEAVRERQDLEDQLIRSQRFEIMSALSAGVIHDANNVLSIVMLRIERVLTRGWQTKSVEDLQESMAAARQCATMNRQLLSLGRTEEDAVQVIDLNTCVTDTSHLIRPAIGQTVSLELDLADVALPIAIRHIELTQAILNLALNARDAMPEGGLLQIRTFHDSGEVCLEIEDSGDGIPAAIQDRIFEPYFTTKSKEKGTGLGLAVVKRVVERHQGRIELFRRPERGQGFRMVFPWAPGGETS
- a CDS encoding aldo/keto reductase, whose protein sequence is MKLTDYRTLGRSGLRVSPLCLGTMTFGTDWTFGAEVDVSRAMLDRYLSAGGNFIDTANIYTKGHSEAILGDYFAERGGRERVVLATKFCGSLHRGDPNAGGAGRKAIHQQLEQSLRRLRTDYVDLYWMHFHDPHTPMEETLRALDDLVAAGKIRYVGVSDTPAWVVAQGQVEARFRGWSPFVALQIEYSLIERSVEHDLLPMAQAHGLGITPWSPLRGGLLSGKYGRNRQPQGEGRHVPGVSKSLTERNYDIIEAAESVASEVGTGMAQVALAWVLSRPGITSPILGARTLSQLEGNLQALDLDLPKDLIARLNAASAPVPVFPHAFLANTKHVMQSGATINGQASDPWPMAPATDQERW